One part of the Anopheles coustani chromosome 2, idAnoCousDA_361_x.2, whole genome shotgun sequence genome encodes these proteins:
- the LOC131265640 gene encoding uncharacterized protein LOC131265640 → MTNSWEAARASLGSLSGSSSSAQSNPHQQQQQQPQPQQPAKHKQQKYLAAPGPAMVPTAPSGSGTYNYFDTPVNANAIVSERTNSLRRLRRAGYANRSFMHHGEYLHHQPAELDDGYGDDFPGGGGGGRLPYFVEPTYRSLEYDRRQRRRHSVHQLASLNVAQLEDARHRFDDYNQSAAIAKGAYYGYYTLDRSKKLSRQLAANQAHHQGMTYGKPLTFGQTGGRGYSGSRTLERVVVEDERGQHRKGPKRGSRSSQGSTDSNNSTHSASSGSLLLTVANLENFAKIHRKPVSGSGGNSKLPGAGSSRTLERYLSSTLELVPHHGTLGRRSRYNSNILLPHEAIEDDEDDAADDGVHPADRAAIDYRKDVQLQHQLQLATSTIVPIDEISIDEGDEEASGNGSEQQLAGSGPGAGGGAAPSLVSPFRSLKGKDPDSVSMASSTHFTMVNGIGGPQRVMKSGICSSGHQITILIVTMSIIFMIGICSAVFLLEMRAREMPK, encoded by the exons aTGACTAACAGTTGGGAGGCCGCTCGAGCCTCACTAGGCTCCCTCTCTGGCAGCAGTAGTTCGGCACAGTCCAAcccacatcaacaacaacaacaacagccacAGCCGCAGCAGCCAGCGAAGCATAAGCAACAGAAGTATCTAGCAGCTCCTGGACCGGCAATGGTGCCCACTGCGCCATCCGGTAGCGGAACCTATAATTATTTCGATACCCCCGTCAATGCCAATGCCATCGTGTCCGAGCGAACCAACAGCCTCCGCCGGCTGCGAAGGGCAGGTTACGCCAACAGAAGCTTCATGCACCACGGCGAGTACCTCCATCATCAGCCCGCCGAACTGGACGATGGCTACGGAGACGACTtccccggtggtggtggtggtggacgaTTGCCGTACTTTGTGGAACCAACCTATCGGTCGCTGGAGTACGATCGACGACAAAGGCGCCGGCATAGCGTGCACCAGCTGGCGAGCTTGAACGTGGCCCAGTTGGAGGACGCGCGGCACCGATTCGACGACTACAACCAATCGGCGGCCATCGCCAAGGGAGCATACTACGGGTACTACACGCTCGATCGCAGCAAGAAATTGTCCCGGCAACTGGCGGCAAACCAGGCTCATCATCAGGGGATGACGTACGGGAAGCCTTTAACATTTGGGCAAACCGGAGGCCGCGGTTACAGTGGGAGCAGAACGTTAGAGCGTGTCGTTGTGGAGGATGAACGGGGGCAGCATCGAAAGGGCCCCAAACGAGGATCCCGCTCATCGCAGGGTTCCACTGATAGTAATAATAGTACACAT AGTGCATCATCCGGGTCGCTACTGCTGACGGTAGCAAACCTTGAGAACTTTGCCAAAATACACCGCAAACCGGTGTCCGGTTCCGGCGGCAACTCCAAGCTGCCAGGTGCCGGCAGCAGCCGTACGCTGGAGCGATACCTTTCCTCGACGCTCGAGCTGGTACCCCATCACGGAACGCTCGGTCGTCGATCGCGCTACAACAGCAACATCCTCCTGCCGCACGAAGCCATCgaagacgacgaggacgacgccGCCGACGATGGTGTACATCCGGCCGATCGTGCCGCCATCGACTACCGGAAAGACGTGCAGCTGCAGCACCAGCTTCAGCTGGCTACCAGCACGATCGTGCCGATCGATGAAATTTCCATCGACGAGGGCGACGAAGAGGCCAGCGGTAATGGAAGCGAACAGCAGCTGGCCGGAAGTGGCCCCGGTGCCGGCGGCGGTGCTGCACCGAGCCTCGTTTCGCCGTTCCGGTCGCTAAAGGGCAAGGATCCGGATTCGGTATCGATGGCTAGCTCAACGCACTTTACCATGGTGAACGGGATCGGCGGACCGCAGCGCGTCATGAAGAGCGGTATCTGTTCCAGCGGCCATCAGATCACGATACTGATCGTAACGATGAGCATCATATTCATGATCGGTATCTGTTCGGCCGTTTTTCTGCTCGAAA TGCGAGCAAGAGAAATGCCAAAGTag
- the LOC131262248 gene encoding nuclear migration protein nudC, whose product MSDDEGKFDTILFAMAEQHPGGVPEMLATIAGFLNRKTDFFVGGEDCDWEKLVLKIFRNEANKAQEVARKKRQQREEEERRRQEVLRKKREEEEQSKTATITELTDEEAEQLQKELDAKKKKVSEPEPEPSSSGKDSEDKKAESDSEDIEPGDEGKLKPNRGNGCDLDNYKWTQTLQEIELRVPFDVKFTLKAKDVVVNIQRKTLKVGLKGHPPVIDGELHSEIKIEDSLWHLDKNTVVVTFEKINQMSWWERLVTTDPVINTRKINPESSKLSDLDGSTRSMVEKMMYDQRQKEMGLPTSDEQKKQEVLKKFMEQHPEMDFSKCKFN is encoded by the exons ATGTCTGATGACGAAGGAAAATTCGATACCATTCTGTTCGCGATGGCAGAACAGCATCCCGGTGGTGTGCCAGAG ATGCTTGCAACAATCGCCGGATTTCTAAACAGAAAGACTGATTTCTTCGTCGGTGGCGAAGATTGCGATTGGGAAAAACTGGTGTTGAAAATATTCCGCAATGAGGCGAATAAAGCGCAGGAGGTTGCGCGAAAGAAGCGCCAGCAGCGTGAGGAGGAAGAAAGGCGTCGTCAGGAGGTGCTGCGCAAGAAGCGCGAAGAGGAAGAACAGAGTAAAACGGCCACGATAACCGAGCTTACGGATGAGGAGGCCGAGCAGCTCCAGAAAGAGCTCGACGCGAAAAA GAAAAAAGTGAGTGAACCGGAACCCGAACCTTCCAGTAGCGGTAAGGACAGTGAAGATAAGAAAGCAGAAAGTGACTCAGAAGATATAGAACCAGGCGATGAAGGTAAGTTAAAACCGAACCGGGGCAACGGCTGCGATCTAGACAACTATAAATGGACACAGACGCTGCAAGAAATCGAG TTGCGTGTTCCGTTCGATGTAAAGTTCACACTGAAAGCAAAAGATGTCGTGGTTAATATTCAAAGGAAGACCCTTAAGGTCGGTCTCAAAGGTCACCCGCCAGTGATTGACGGTGAGCTGCATAGTGAGATCAAAATAGAGGATTCCCTCTGGCATCTGGACAAAAATACGGTGGTGGTAACTTTCGAGAAGATCAATCAGATGTCCTGGTGGGAGCGACTGGTAACGACAGATCCGGTCATAAATACGCGCAAAATTAATCCCGAATCGTCAAAGTTGTCCGATCTGGACGGATCGACGCGCAGCATGGTCGAAAAGATGATGTACGACCAGCGCCAGAAGGAGATGGGCCTGCCGACGAGCGACGAGCAAAAGAAGCAGGAGGTGTTGAAAAA GTTTATGGAACAACATCCTGAGATGGACTTTTCCAAATGTAAATTTAACTAA